Proteins encoded in a region of the Uloborus diversus isolate 005 chromosome 1, Udiv.v.3.1, whole genome shotgun sequence genome:
- the LOC129231825 gene encoding uncharacterized protein LOC129231825 isoform X3 produces the protein MDSELWYVTRIFSEKTNQMDVLYLKHKLSFILRTYTKKRHTFYQLKSQIFHKICKGYLGSEVLNDSFNRLLTFIGGQLPEDVQRDAGGTIITNHKHQRWRQMEELTHLKIKLNASVRRSFFSHDWLLERVCSGDPYLLLEEIKLYRRRNPDDREFDILRKLLQMSSFALMQDGKQLYSQLHGRVRNFFADFENSIKYPTIKRLYLMSATPKVPSFISRGPCLRTIADAQNPHKSLSSNETQYFSKITWLDQDAKYFATVSSDLDNVSVWSAVQLKRVTTLTDVTCVEDLVPLRQGTAEVLLVHHNRMDLYDLAKGTQTAQMVELVDMSQSAKVLPEGKKILAVSATHDTLLLFEVVTGHVAFRMSAGEKRRLEGLTLSGNGHMCVCGDGLRKPYPLLAWDIRKGTLLQQMSIRHHEYVIRFTRVDEEGRKVIAVAKDLLDSSPSFVVVYDLATGGLLWETRAGASLTALDFCRERNLVLAATSDRKIHAWEGAKGAKRFKCGRFHSRQQCRRICHGRKTL, from the exons ATGGATTCGGAACTCTGGTATGTGACCAGGATATTTAGTGAAAAAACGAACCAGATGGATGTGTTGTACCTGAAGCATAAATTGTCTTTCATTTTAAGGACGTATACGAAAAAAAGACACACCTTCTATCAGCTAAAAAGTCAGATTTTCCATAAAATATGCAAAGGGTATTTGGGGAGTGAGGTATTGAATGATAGTTTTAATAGACTCTTGACCTTTATCGGTGGACAGCTGCCAGAAGATGTCCAGCGTGACGCAGGCGGTACCATCATAACGAATCATAagcatcaaagatggcggcagaTGGAAGAACTGAcgcatttgaaaataaagttgaaTGCATCTGTGCGAAGAAGTTTCTTCAGTCATGATTGGCTTCTGGAGAGGGTGTGTTCAGGTGATCCTTATCTTCTACTCGAAGAGATTAAATTGTACCGTAGACGCAATCCCGATGACAGAGAGTTTGATATTTTGCGAAAATTACTACAGATGTCTTCTTTTGCTCTGATGCAAGACGGCAAGCAGCTGTATTCGCAATTGCACGGCAGAGTTCGAAACTTCTTTGCGGACTTTGAAAACAGTATTAAATATCCCACCATAAAAAGATTATACTTAATGAGTGCCACACCAAAAGTGCCAAGTTTTATATCAAGAGGTCCTTGCCTCCGGACCATTGCCGACGCACAAAATCCGCACAAGTCTTTGTCTTCCAACGAGACGCAGTATTTCAGCAAGATAACTTGGCTGGACCAAGATGCCAAGTATTTTGCGACGGTTTCCAGCGATTTGGATAATGTATCCGTATGGAGTGCTGTGCAGTTGAAGAGAGTGACCACATTGACTGATGTCACATGCGTGGAGGATCTGGTCCCGTTGCGTCAGGGCACTGCTGAGGTGCTGTTGGTTCACCACAACAGGATGGACCTGTATGATCTGGCGAAGGGCACCCAGACGGCTCAGATGGTTGAGTTAGTGGATATGTCCCAGAGTGCCAAAGTGCTACCCGAAGGAAAGAAGATTCTGGCAGTTTCCGCCACGCACGATACTTTGCTGCTATTCGAAGTAGTCACGGGTCACGTGGCATTTCGTATGTCAGCAGGTGAGAAAAG GCGACTCGAGGGGCTCACCTTGAGCGGCAACGGCCACATGTGTGTCTGTGGGGACGGTCTGCGCAAGCCCTACCCCTTACTGGCGTGGGACATTCGCAAGGGAACTCTCCTCCAACAGATGTCCATCCGGCATCACGAGTATGTCATCAGGTTCACTCGGGTGGACGAAGAGGGCAGGAAAGTGATAGCAGTGGCCAAG GATCTACTGGATTCTTCTCCGAGCTTCGTAGTGGTTTACGACCTGGCTACTGGGGGACTGCTCTGGGAGACAAGGGCGGGGGCGAGCCTCACAGCCCTGGACTTCTGCCGGGAGAGGAACCTCGTCCTAGCAGCCACCAGTGACAGAAAGATCCACGCCTGGGAAGGTGCCAAGGGAGCCAAAAG
- the LOC129231825 gene encoding uncharacterized protein LOC129231825 isoform X2: MDSELWYVTRIFSEKTNQMDVLYLKHKLSFILRTYTKKRHTFYQLKSQIFHKICKGYLGSEVLNDSFNRLLTFIGGQLPEDVQRDAGGTIITNHKHQRWRQMEELTHLKIKLNASVRRSFFSHDWLLERVCSGDPYLLLEEIKLYRRRNPDDREFDILRKLLQMSSFALMQDGKQLYSQLHGRVRNFFADFENSIKYPTIKRLYLMSATPKVPSFISRGPCLRTIADAQNPHKSLSSNETQYFSKITWLDQDAKYFATVSSDLDNVSVWSAVQLKRVTTLTDVTCVEDLVPLRQGTAEVLLVHHNRMDLYDLAKGTQTAQMVELVDMSQSAKVLPEGKKILAVSATHDTLLLFEVVTGHVAFRMSAGEKRRLEGLTLSGNGHMCVCGDGLRKPYPLLAWDIRKGTLLQQMSIRHHEYVIRFTRVDEEGRKVIAVAKDLLDSSPSFVVVYDLATGGLLWETRAGASLTALDFCRERNLVLAATSDRKIHAWEGAKGAKRMECRPPDLLNPPHMTSTQWNVLRVEPSSLGTGIPGTDRSESST; encoded by the exons ATGGATTCGGAACTCTGGTATGTGACCAGGATATTTAGTGAAAAAACGAACCAGATGGATGTGTTGTACCTGAAGCATAAATTGTCTTTCATTTTAAGGACGTATACGAAAAAAAGACACACCTTCTATCAGCTAAAAAGTCAGATTTTCCATAAAATATGCAAAGGGTATTTGGGGAGTGAGGTATTGAATGATAGTTTTAATAGACTCTTGACCTTTATCGGTGGACAGCTGCCAGAAGATGTCCAGCGTGACGCAGGCGGTACCATCATAACGAATCATAagcatcaaagatggcggcagaTGGAAGAACTGAcgcatttgaaaataaagttgaaTGCATCTGTGCGAAGAAGTTTCTTCAGTCATGATTGGCTTCTGGAGAGGGTGTGTTCAGGTGATCCTTATCTTCTACTCGAAGAGATTAAATTGTACCGTAGACGCAATCCCGATGACAGAGAGTTTGATATTTTGCGAAAATTACTACAGATGTCTTCTTTTGCTCTGATGCAAGACGGCAAGCAGCTGTATTCGCAATTGCACGGCAGAGTTCGAAACTTCTTTGCGGACTTTGAAAACAGTATTAAATATCCCACCATAAAAAGATTATACTTAATGAGTGCCACACCAAAAGTGCCAAGTTTTATATCAAGAGGTCCTTGCCTCCGGACCATTGCCGACGCACAAAATCCGCACAAGTCTTTGTCTTCCAACGAGACGCAGTATTTCAGCAAGATAACTTGGCTGGACCAAGATGCCAAGTATTTTGCGACGGTTTCCAGCGATTTGGATAATGTATCCGTATGGAGTGCTGTGCAGTTGAAGAGAGTGACCACATTGACTGATGTCACATGCGTGGAGGATCTGGTCCCGTTGCGTCAGGGCACTGCTGAGGTGCTGTTGGTTCACCACAACAGGATGGACCTGTATGATCTGGCGAAGGGCACCCAGACGGCTCAGATGGTTGAGTTAGTGGATATGTCCCAGAGTGCCAAAGTGCTACCCGAAGGAAAGAAGATTCTGGCAGTTTCCGCCACGCACGATACTTTGCTGCTATTCGAAGTAGTCACGGGTCACGTGGCATTTCGTATGTCAGCAGGTGAGAAAAG GCGACTCGAGGGGCTCACCTTGAGCGGCAACGGCCACATGTGTGTCTGTGGGGACGGTCTGCGCAAGCCCTACCCCTTACTGGCGTGGGACATTCGCAAGGGAACTCTCCTCCAACAGATGTCCATCCGGCATCACGAGTATGTCATCAGGTTCACTCGGGTGGACGAAGAGGGCAGGAAAGTGATAGCAGTGGCCAAG GATCTACTGGATTCTTCTCCGAGCTTCGTAGTGGTTTACGACCTGGCTACTGGGGGACTGCTCTGGGAGACAAGGGCGGGGGCGAGCCTCACAGCCCTGGACTTCTGCCGGGAGAGGAACCTCGTCCTAGCAGCCACCAGTGACAGAAAGATCCACGCCTGGGAAGGTGCCAAGGGAGCCAAAAG